A region of the bacterium HR34 genome:
ATTTTTCCAGAAAAATTTGATCATAAAAAAACTGAAAAATTAGATTACCTTTCTAAAAAAACAAAAAAGGCACCTGATGGTATTGACTATAATTTAAACTATTTTTTGAAAGATTATTTGCAGCCAAAAAAAAGTTCATATAATACCAATTTGTTTTTGGCTTCTGTTGGCATTGTGCCCGCAAAAGTTCAAAAACCTGAGTTTGTTAAAGGTGTTTATTTAACAAGTTATCTCGCCGCCAATAGAAATGTTGTTGCCAATGTAATAAATTCTGCTAAATCCGGGAAAATTAACGCTGTTGTGATAGACGTGAAAGACCATACAGGATATCTAAGTTATAATAGCAATCTTCCAATAGTTGAAGAATATAAAACAGAGTATGTGATTATTCCTGATATAAAAGGATTGGTAGATTTACTTCACAAAAATAATATTTATGTCATTGCGAGAATGCCTGTTTTTCAAGATTATGCTTTATCTTTAGCAAGACCTGATTTGGCTTTGCACGATGAAAACGCTTTGAGTTTGTATAAACCCTTTCAGAATTATTATTCAGTTTTTACTTTATGGAAAGATAGAAAAGGTTTGCATTGGCTTGACCCTTCCTCAAAAGAAGTTTGGGAGTATAATCTTCAAATAGCGCAGGAACTAACGCAAATTGGTTTTGATGAAATTAATTTTGATTATATAAGATTTCCCTCGGACGGAGATCTTGAAAAACTCCATTTTCCTGTGTGGGATTATAAAAAGAAAAAAGAAGAAGTAGTAAGGGAGTTTTTTCAGTTTTTGAATGGTAATTTAAGAGGAAAAATTTATATTTCAGCAGATTTATTCGGCCTTACTACTGTTTCTTATGATGATATGGGTATAGGGCAGGTTATAGAGTACGGATTTGAAAATTTTGATTTTGTTTGCCCGATGATATATCCGTCACACTATGCCAAAAACTTTATGGGATTCGAAAACCCGGCAGAACATCCTTATGAAGTTGTTAAAAACTCAATGGATAGTGCTTTTCAAAGATTAAAAAATGGTAACTATGAAAGCAAATTAAGACCATGGCTTCAAGATTTTAATTTGTGTGCTGTTTATGATAAAAACCTGGTGCAAGATGAGATAAGGGCTGTTTTAGATTCTGCAAAAGGCAGAGAAGATTTATTGGACGGCTGGCTTTTGTGGGACCCATCAGGCTATTATAGTATTTAAAAAATTAAAAATTTTTTTGAATTTGGCATTTTATTTTTTTATAATAAACATATGGAGACAAAAAAACTTATTTTAATAATATCAATAATTGTTGTTCTTTTGGGAGTTGTATTATTTTTAAGGAGCAGTTTTATAATTAAAAAAGAAGGAAAAACTACCAATTTACAATTAATATCAAAAAATATGATAATAGAGAGCCCTGCTTTTAAAAACAATGAAAGAATACCTCAAAAATACACTTGTGACGGAAAAGATATAAATCCTCCTTTAATAATATCTGGCATTCCAGAAAATGCTAAAAGTTTAGCTTTAATAGTTGATGATCCAGATGCTCCAATGAAAGTTTGGGTTCACTGGCTTTTGTGGAATATTCCTGCCTCTATTTCTGAGATAAAAGAGAATTCTGTTCCAGAGGAAGCGGTTTTAGGTATGAATGATTTTGGTAGATTGGAGTGGGGAGGACCCTGTCCACCGAGCGGAACTCACAGATATTTCTTTAAGGTTTATGCTTTAGATACAAATCTTGATTTGCCAGAAGGTTCAAGAAAAGAAGATTTAGAAAAAGCAATGGAAGGTCATATTTTAGATTTTGCCCAATTAATAGGTTTGTACTCAAGAAAAAATTAATGGTTTTATAAAATTAAAGATTTGTTTTCGTTCCACAGAAAAAGAACAAGCTTTCCTTCTATTTGAGCCCAGCCGTTAATTGTTCCATCAGGGTTTACTGCCATATCGTGCACTTGCTCTATTTCTTTATCTTGCACTTTGTTTATTATTTTACTGTCAACAAATAAAGTTCTTTTATTTTCTATTTTTGCAATGCCAGCGTAATCTTCATAAGGGTGTTTTTCTAAGTATTCTATTTCTTCTATTTTTTTACCTTGAATATCTTCTATTATTCTTGTGTCATAGAACATAACCCATTTTCCGTCTACAAAAATTCTTCCTATAAGAACACCATCTTTTGTTTTGTGAATATCTTTTACATTCTTTATGTCTTTGTTTAAAAGTTTTTCTAATTTTTCTATGTGTTGTATGATTTCACCTTTTTTATATTCTGGTTTTTTGAAGATTAGAGAAAACATATTTTTAATAATTTACTTTTAATAATTTAATTTTAATTTTTCTACGAAATAAAATCAATACTTGTTCGTTATTTTTAAAAATTCCTGCGCTTCGTTTAATATTTTAGTTGCATTTTTTCTAAAAATTCCAATTCTCATTAAATCGTTTTCTGTGGCGCTAGTAAGATCTTTAATGAGTATTATGTTGTTTTGGAACAATAAATTTTTTGTCGTGTTGTTAATAGAGGGCAGTGCTGTTATAGGGTATAAAGATTTTTCTTCTATTAGTTTTTCCAGGCTTTCTTTTTTAGGATATTTCCAGCCGGTTAATTTAATATTTCTGCATCTTGCAAATAAAATTGTATTGTAGGTAAACTTAGTGTTGGTTATAAGCCAGGCTATGTGTTGCGCCATATCTTTATTTTCTCTTCTTTTTTCTTCTATATCCAAAAGTCTTGCATAAAGATACATTACAACTTTTACATCAGATTTTATTCCTCTTTGATTGTGATACTTGTTTTCTATTATGTAGTGAACGCCATCTTTTATTGCTAAAATATCAATTTCATGATCTACACATTTTCCCTTCATAATTTGATTTACTTTTGTTATGTAGCCATACTCATTTAAAATTCTCGCTGTGTATTTTTCAAAAACCCTTCCCTCTGGCCCTAAATCCATTATTGCTTTTTTAAGCGAGTATTTTACAGCACAAACTAGGTTGTTTTTGCACAAGAACTTGTGAACAGTTTTATGAATTGTTTGAGTGTCAGTTCTTTCAGGAAGGTGTTTTATGATATCTTTGCATATTACTTGAGCGTCTTTTCTTGCAACACCTGCTTTTATTAATGATTTACACAATTTTTCTTTGTTGAATTTTTCTAAAGTTTTGTCTGATTTTACAACTTCTTTTATTGTCATATAATTAAATTAACCAATTTTATTTTATCATTTTTTAAAAAATGAATTAAATTTATGAAAAAAATTGTAAAGCGTCTTTATTTATTAGAAGAAAAAAGACAGCAAGAAACATTGCAAATGATTCCGAGCGAAAATCATGCAAGCAAGGCTGTTAGAGAATGTTGTGCATCTTTTTTTATGAATAAATACTCAGAAGGCTATCCTTTTAAAAGATATTATCAGGGCAATAAATATGTAGATGAACTTGAATCGCTTGTTATAGAAAAAATCAAAAAAATATTCAAAGTAGAACACGCAAATGTTCAGCCTTATTCTGGCTCCCCGGCGAATTCTGCTGTTTTGTTTGGATTGTTAAATTATGG
Encoded here:
- the lppC gene encoding Putative lipoprotein LppC encodes the protein METKKLILIISIIVVLLGVVLFLRSSFIIKKEGKTTNLQLISKNMIIESPAFKNNERIPQKYTCDGKDINPPLIISGIPENAKSLALIVDDPDAPMKVWVHWLLWNIPASISEIKENSVPEEAVLGMNDFGRLEWGGPCPPSGTHRYFFKVYALDTNLDLPEGSRKEDLEKAMEGHILDFAQLIGLYSRKN